TGGTGGTACCGAGTGTCGTGTCTTACACTATATGTGATTCTTCAAAAATTACAGACGTTTACAAATTGCAcagttaattattttttttatatcattaACATTGTTGATCTCAAACAAACATTCACCCAACCTCACGGCACCAATTCCGTGAAATTATATATCTCTTGTAATCTCTTGTAAGAAACATAGCAATTAGAAATGCATTGCACAGTGATAGTGAGTGGGGAGGGAGAGGGGGAAGGGGGGGAAGGGGTAAGTGTCAGCTTCTTACACTGAAAGCCCGGGTCTGTGCCATAAAGAAAAAACCTGAAGTAATATTTGTGTGCTGACAAGGCAACACTTCAGTTCATCTCTGGACACACCACCGCTAATTTACGACTGATTTGTATCCACCGCCCAAATATTGATGGATATAATTTTAAAAGCCGCGTATCTTTCACCGACTCAAAACGGTCTTCGCAGTTAGGAAACGTCACAcgtaatatactgaacagcaggaGAGACGCAAGTTTCGAAATGAAATCATATTAACGTCACcgttcatatttatgtcttctatttaaatgCTAGACaagccgccatattgctggaatattgctgattgcgatgtaaaactaaactcactcactcaaatagtTGACAAACCAAAAATCCAGAGATGCGGTTCTttggctgttcagtatatttgtgtgagtgagtgagctggtgagtttagttttacgccgcaatctgcaatattccagttatgtggtctgtaaataatcgaatctggactaggcaatccactgatcaacagcatgagcatcgatctgcacaactggaaaccgatgacatgtgtcaatcaaatcagcgagcctgaccattcgatcccgttagtcgcctcttacgacaagcatagtcgccttttgtggcaagcatggtttgccgAAGGCCTAATCCACCCCGGTTGCATATTTGTGTGATGGCAAAGAAGCAATTCCGTTCATTTCGCGGCATCCCTAGCTTTAGATAAATTGATTTCTGTCCACCGATATTGCTGCACTACTACGAGAAGAGGTTTAAAACCCACATGTCTCAGTTCCACGTCAAATGGCAAACACAAAATAGTGGCATGCTTACCTAAAACAATTGCTAACGTCTTCGTGGCTTTTCTCTCACGTTTATTTGACGATCTCTCCTTTCGTTTCCGACTAGTCCTCATatgaaaattaaattttgtCACACCCTTTTTGTGATTTTCCTTCTGATTTTTTGGTCCGGCTGCTCCGGCGGCACGGCCACTAGATCGACGTTTCGTTGGCGTGGACCCTTTTGAAGCACCAGGTGAATTGAAGGGCGTTTCCGCTTCCGTTCCAACACTCTGACCGGAAGTAGTAGCAAGTCCATCAGCTTCCTGTTTCTCCATAGCTTCCGCTACGGGATTGGCTATAAGCTCACCTCCTACATCGTCGTTGTGGATGATACCGTCATCGGACCCAGGACTTTTGGGCCCGCTACCGTCGTTCCCGCCACTTTCGTCTTCGTTGTCATGAGAATGAGAGTCCGACGCGGAAGGAACGTTTGTAACCGAGGTATCGTCCACAACCGGAGGCGCCAGTTTATGAGATTTATTCGTGTTATAAGAAGCTACTTTACCGTTATCCATCCGAGCCAGCCCCGTGGTTACCGTGGGCTCCGACGGGGCTTGCGTGGCTTGAGTATTTTCTATGACACTCTGGAGCGTTCTTTTATCAACGGTTTTGATCTTTTTGGCTCTCATGGCCTTCTTTGCTCTCTGCCGCAACACCCGGTATATTCTCCAATAGAGAAATATCATCATCAGTGAGGGGATGTAGAATGAACCCATGGATGAATATATGAGGAAGTCCGAGTTAAAGAATGTACACACACCGGCAATGCGTTTGTCGGAGTAGTTGACTCCTAACGCAATAGGCGCGGCGATCGCTATAGATATTATCCATGTCATTGCAAGCATAATAAACACACGTTTAGAGTTTTTATGCTTCGAATACTTAATTGGTTGAGTAACAGCGATGAATCTGAAACAGAAGAAATAAGAGAAATTAGAATGACGCAGAACTCCGATtatttagaaaatattgttttggtGTAATTGAGGCACAAATAATTGTCTCAAAGTTGTAATACAATATGTCGTATATTAAGATAATGTACGTTGAACTAAACTAGTATTTCGTTTTTGATTCATTTACCTTTCACATTTTGGATAATATGGGGAAGTGTGTAACTTCTATCTAGAgggtgtaagtgagtttaggtttacgccgctttagcaataatccagcaaaatcatggcgggggacacacGATATGGgcattacacattgtacccatatggagaatcgaacccgagcattcggcatgacgagcgaccGCCTTAACCATTAAGCCACTGTGTTTAGAAGAAAGCGTCTGTATCCTGCACTCTTTCAGACTTTATCGCCATTTACTACACGATTGCATTCCTGAAACTGTTCTAGGCAGCGTTAAATACAACCTTTTCACACAACCTGCAACTCACACGTTCATCCTACTCACACAACgtgcaactcactcactcatcctacTCACACAACgtgcaactcactcactcatcctgcTCACACAACctgcaactcactcactcattctactaATAACTTACGGCTTAAATGTAGGGGCATCAGTTATATCCATATGGGTGTTACGTGGTCAgatttgattatattttttgtcTCTCGAGAGCTGGTGGGGCAGCTTTTgtttaaagccttcgctcgtcacgcccaagactcgggttcgattccgcacatcgATACAACGAgtggagcctatttctggtgtcgccagctgcgatattggtggaatattgctaaaagtggcgtaaatctaaactcactcactcactctcgttaCTGGTAGTTCCAATCTGCTGGTTAAATTTTAAAGGCTTTGATCAAATTTCTGAATTTGTCACTTGTCAGAAAGATGCAAGGTTCATCAAAAATTCATTTATTCCTTGACAGTTGTCTGTCACGACAGTCAAACATTCACCCGAGATCCTTCTGGTGTAGATAGCGGTTGCAAAGCAGAAATGTCGATAATAATAATTACgatacatttttttctgataaatatcgatATTGAACCACAATTTCATGCTCACAACCATCGATCCCATCACCTGTTTAACTATCGATTAGGAATATCGATTAAGTTGCAGACATTCTCAAACCTGCTTGTCCCTGTTGTACACTGTAAATGCCAGAGTTAATTAAACTAAAGAAACATTTACCACGTGACCAACAGTAAATTTCCCCCAGGAGCTCACAATCATTCTGTTGCAGTATCCGGTAGATATGTTTTAACTCATTTGTGATTTTGCGACTAAATCAATTTGTCATTTCAGACGCGCCCTGACAGACGAGACGAGCGCAGGTAGAAAATGACAGAATtgatcaaacatatttttaaaagaattccCCTCGGTGCGTGACATTAATGAGAATTCACTGTAGGTGAAATATGTACAGAAAATAATACGATGGATCGGTCGCACGTACTTGTGTGCTGGCCTTGATTAACACTCCTGTTGTCAGTTCTTAACATTTGAGCTACAACACATCATCTGAATCTTTATttgcatgaataaaatatttgaattgCCAAACCTTTAGCTTCTCAATGTAATACATGTCTACAAATTTCACCAAATCTTCAAGGAAAGATTAATGTTTACAATTTTTAAGGCACGACACACTCATTTATTTAGAAACTAATTGTTTCCTTTAAAGATCCCAATACCTGACCATTTCAAACATGCCTTTATTATGTGCAGTGTTTATATAGGAGTCACCACATTCACAATTAATCTTGTATATCACTCCTTTAGGTGAAACCTCTCGCCCAATtgatatccacgtaaaagaacaTAAAACCTCCACAGCCAAAGCAGACAGCAAATGAACTCTCTCAGATCATCAACAGAAATTCCCTACCCATGAAATCAGGTTTGACAACGTCGAAATCCTATCAACCAAGAATCAAGACTTcacaaaaagaaaactattcGAGGCCACAGAAATCCGCCAccacaaacctttgatcaaCAGAGACCAAGGATACTACATACCATCAGCCTATCAAGAATTAATCAAACAATAGACTCTACAAAACAACCAATTAATTCCTTTGTTTATTGGCTTCATCACAGTCTCATTTGTTGCAGCTAGTCTCTCACTGGCCTCTCCCTTTTATGTACCAGTAGTTATCCGATTATTTCGTTGTTGGTAATGCTAATCCGCTGTTTGTCAAAACaaagtatttatatatacttcTTATCATCTGGTTGTGTTCACTCGTAGCTTGATAACGATATAAGGAACCTACGTCCGAGAGTCGCTGTATGCAATAAATAAGcagctgtcatccataaagatataatgtttcatttttgaatcACCAACTTCAAAAATGAAGATCAAACAATAAGGCACGACAGGTATATGTTTAATGAGTCGTGATACGATAAATATATTTGCAGTGATTCGTGATACGATAAATATTATCTGCAGTGAATCGTGACACCATAGGTATATCTGCAGTGAGTCGTGATACGATAAATATTATCTGCAGTGAATCGTGACACCATAGGTATATCTGCAGTGAATCGTGACACCATAGGTATATCTGCAGTGAATCGTGACACAAAATGTATATCTGCAGTGAGTCGTGATACGATAAATATTATCTGCAGTGAATCGTGACACCATAGGTATATCTGCAGTGAATCGTGATACGATAAATATTATCTGCAGTGAATCGTGACACCATAGGTATATCTGCAGTGAGTCGTG
The window above is part of the Haliotis asinina isolate JCU_RB_2024 chromosome 1, JCU_Hal_asi_v2, whole genome shotgun sequence genome. Proteins encoded here:
- the LOC137290375 gene encoding D(4) dopamine receptor-like; amino-acid sequence: MAPQGRRYLAQGSFQNGKGTFLGEGSEGDTSNDPPPPSSSSWPTLVPHLNDSGPNHLLSQNDSTMHLRPDTDISTTGSLLSTADFFDEISWGPWEYPCDANDSLCSFNVSIGNSTAGDGEELKYWTIALIIVPLFTVFGNILVVLSVVKERSLKTVTNYFICSLAVADIMVAVCVMPLAIYLEVMSGIWLLSDILCDAWVAADVMACTASILNLTAISVDRFIAVTQPIKYSKHKNSKRVFIMLAMTWIISIAIAAPIALGVNYSDKRIAGVCTFFNSDFLIYSSMGSFYIPSLMMIFLYWRIYRVLRQRAKKAMRAKKIKTVDKRTLQSVIENTQATQAPSEPTVTTGLARMDNGKVASYNTNKSHKLAPPVVDDTSVTNVPSASDSHSHDNEDESGGNDGSGPKSPGSDDGIIHNDDVGGELIANPVAEAMEKQEADGLATTSGQSVGTEAETPFNSPGASKGSTPTKRRSSGRAAGAAGPKNQKENHKKGVTKFNFHMRTSRKRKERSSNKRERKATKTLAIVLGVFLLCWWPFFTLNIINAICIRYDLENHPVCNLDPMLFSFFVWLGYMNSFLNPVIYTIFNPEFRKAFKKLLVQPCK